Within Sorghum bicolor cultivar BTx623 chromosome 2, Sorghum_bicolor_NCBIv3, whole genome shotgun sequence, the genomic segment AGAGAGGGGCAATAATGTCTTTTTCCCTATCCTGAACAGTGAAAAGAGGCCCATGTTATTACTAACAGGGAGAAAATCTCAAAAAACCTTTCAAAGCAATTCGCAGGCGCAGGGTTATATTTCAAAAGACCTACGAATTGGGGTATAAATGTTGAGAGGCGCGCGAATACCGGGTTAAATATCAAAATTTCCCCGATCACCACTGCAATCAATTTTTGCCACGCATGGTGAACATGTGTGGGTAATATATGATTATGTAGTCTGTACAATACAAGGAACTGTAGAATAGACATGCTttacaaatatcaaggtttattaAATTGATGCAATTCCACAAAATACTAGTAAAAACGAAGATGGTGTGAACGAAATCATATATTTTAGTCTCAAAAAATCAAACCATCCATACAAGGACTGAAAAAGGAAACAATTTTAAGAGTGCATACAATGTAAGTTTGATCAGCCTCCTATGGTTGGACAAGGGCAGTAGCAAGAGATGCTGTGACCCCATGGCTGCGTTTAGTGATTAATCCTTCCGATCCAAGCAGTAAAATCCATGATTATTGTTAGACACATTCGTGTAAAGAAGCTGCAGCAAAGGGATTACAGCATGATTGTTTATGGGCTTATACTCGAGCAATCCTCAATAGAAACCAAGGACCATAGGGAATTTCATTTCATTATTGCAATCCTGTTTCAATGGAATTATGACAACGAAGTCGCATGAATTTTTGTGTGCTAGACAAACACTCTAATGGCTTAGAAAGGGATCTCAGTATTAGCCATTCTGTCAACACCTACAAGCAGCAGCCTGTCAGGATACACTTCGACATGACCAAATGCGCTGGTGCCAGGAGGACACTCCAAGGCAGCCTCGAGGGTGCGGTGGTGCACACCGTGTGAGTCCACAGAGTGGCCACCCTTGTGGTCATGCCCGGCAAAGCAGGCCTTGACACAGTTGTACCGGTGAACAATAGCCATCACCTCATCGTAGTTCCACATGAGAGCTGCAGGGGAAGATGCCCCGGGATCCATTGGGAGATGGCTGCATATGATGACATTTTGATGGTGCGTCGATGCGTCCTTAAGGACACCATTGAGCCAGGACAGCTGCTCCTTGCCAACTGCGCCATTGAACTTCACGAACCGCCTGTCGACGCCGACCAGACCATCAGGGCTGTTCTTGTCAGTGTTTGGGTTCTTCTCATCCAGTAGCTTCATTGCTGCTGCAGTCACAGGATGATCATTGGGCCAGCCAAGGCAACTGAAGTCATAAGCATCTAGAACAACGATTCTGAACCCGGGGCATGGCGAGAAGTCATAATAAGCGTGATCAGAATCTGTTGAAATCTTAAGCAGAGACACCAGCTTGCTGCGCGGAAGGTTGTACAGGCAGTGGTTGCCAATCATGTGATATGTTGGGCCATCAAACTTGTCAAATTCATCAAGGACCTTCTGCACCGCCCATAATGATTTATCCTTTGGGCAGTAACCATCAATGATGTCGCCAAAATTGATCGAGAACTTGATGCTGCCTTGTTCGTTCCACCTGTTGACAGCCCTTTGGAGGACGCTGATGCTGTGGCGGTAGTATCGTGGGACACCGAGGAACGAGCGGCCATCTGGGATATCAGCATACTGAACATCAGCTATGACACCAAAGGAAAACAAGGGTTCCTTTGTGGATGCACGGACTACTATTCCATTAGCCGCAGCCATCATCCGAACTTAGCTTGAAAGATCTTCAGAATAAACCAGCAACTCAGTGTGAGAGGAGACGATCCCTGTGCTCGAACTGAATATAGAAACAAGATCTGTTCAGAAATCAGAAATTATTGACCTGTTTcaagaataaaaaaaataaaccaaGAAGTTCAGTTGTGCTTACCGAGAATCGACTGAAATTAGCACGCTGAAGGAGAACAACTCAAATTAGCGCGCTGAAGTGGAACAAATTGAACATGGACGAATGGATTGGATTAGTAGAGCACCACGTAGCAAACAAATTCACAACAAAATGAATGGAGAGATACAGATTTAGACTCAGCTTAGGGCAAAACAAACTCTTCGAAATGAGGAATTGATTCATATGAACAATGAAGCTGAGATTGTTTATATATACCAACGACAAAAGAAGGGAGCAGCCCACGTCCGAATGGATCTCCACTCCAACCCCACTAGACTGACGGATTGGCTGGGTAAGGGCACAGGCGAGTAGGCGACGAGATGCGGCCGTCGCCAGGGGAGCCGGCGCGCGCGGGCGGGCTGCCTGGACTTCCGCGGATTCTCCGTCAATCCTTCCAGCGCCGCGCTCGCCGCCCCTCGGGCCTCGGTCGTACAAAGTACAACCTGAAGCTCCCGTCGCCTGTGACCCGTCGTCGGTGGTCTCTGGGTCTACAGGGGAGGAAGAGAAGTCTGAAATTGCGAGGTTTGGTTTCTTCACTAAAATTTAACTCTAGTCACGTTAAAAGTTTGGacatatatataaagtattaaatataaactatttacgaaattaaaaatacagctagagagtaatttatgagacgaatcttttaaacctaattagtgcATGATTGaacattaattatcaaataaaacaaaaatactatatcaCCCGTTAAACTTTAATACCCCAACCAAACATCCCCTAAAGCCTTTTTGTTAGACAAAGCTGCCTACCCCCTTAAAATTCAAATAGACTCTATATTTTTCGGtgccaaaaataaaataaagcaTTTCTTTTGTGGAGATTTTGCTATAATAGCCACCCATTGTGGATGAACCTGAAATGTCGAGGTATGAAACTTGATACCAGGGTTTTATTTGGCATAGCTCAATTTTAGTAATAAAGCTTTTAGAAAATAGTTTTATGAGTAACTTTCTACACTACACCATAACACTAAAATAGCATCGGACGTCCGttactaaaaataaaaattagcgTTAAACAAACCGTTGCTAAAGGTGCCTCTCGGATCATCTATAGTGAAAAGCTTTAACAGGCTATCTGTTGCTAAAAGTTAGATCGTCGAATTGTTCGTTGCTAGATATGATGTCCGTCGCTGTATATATTTAACGACGGCTTCAATAGCAACGACAGCGGTTCGTCGCTAGAACCTTTAGCAACGGACAATCCATTGGTGTACACCCCTTTCAACAACGGATTGTCCATCACTGTTTaaaggttgtggtgtagtgcTAGACGAAACTGAGCTGTTTTGAAATAAGTGTTTAGTaacatagcttcaccaactacttcttacatagatgaaagaaaaaaatgatggacagagctgcaataagctacttcatcacaactcatgtctttgtgagacaagaagaaaaacaacttcatccataaagctgttttagaaataagtgtttggcaaaaaaaactcATAACAGCTCATAAAGTTGTTATGAGTTGTTGTAGTGTGCATCACTTTAATGAGAATGGAGCACACCTGTTTTTTAAGTGCAAAGTAGTGGTGGAACTAGCTAGGGATGAATCAAGAAAGGGAGCTGTTGCTGTCCAAGCTGTCTGCCAAGGGATGTTTTGGGGTAGTCATGTCTGTGAAGAACTGAAATTGAAATGTTGCTACGATGTCTGGATGTGTCGGTTAGAGCATAA encodes:
- the LOC110433154 gene encoding manganese-dependent ADP-ribose/CDP-alcohol diphosphatase; protein product: MMAAANGIVVRASTKEPLFSFGVIADVQYADIPDGRSFLGVPRYYRHSISVLQRAVNRWNEQGSIKFSINFGDIIDGYCPKDKSLWAVQKVLDEFDKFDGPTYHMIGNHCLYNLPRSKLVSLLKISTDSDHAYYDFSPCPGFRIVVLDAYDFSCLGWPNDHPVTAAAMKLLDEKNPNTDKNSPDGLVGVDRRFVKFNGAVGKEQLSWLNGVLKDASTHHQNVIICSHLPMDPGASSPAALMWNYDEVMAIVHRYNCVKACFAGHDHKGGHSVDSHGVHHRTLEAALECPPGTSAFGHVEVYPDRLLLVGVDRMANTEIPF